The DNA window TATCACCAAGCAGGTCGCCATGACCTTCGGCGATCTTGATCGCTTGCCTGCCGAAACGACGCGCGCTGGCAAGCTGCTGCGGCGCATTCTGCCGTTTGCATTTCGCACGCACCGGCAGGAGTTCGGGCTCGAGGGGATGTACCTGCACGACACGGTGGCACTTGTGGCGGCTTTGCACCCCGAGCTATTCGTTACGGAGCGGATGGCCGCCGACGTTGAGACGCAGGGCGAACTCACCGCCGGCGAGACGGTCTTTGACCGACGCAGCGTGCCGCAGTGGCGCCATAACGTTTACGTGGCGACCAAGGTCGATGCCGCGGGCGTGATGGACGTGGTGATTCGCGGCATCAAGGAAGCGGCCCGCGCGAGTTGAAGAGTGAGCGATCCGCGGCCGCGCAACACGATCCCGGCCGGTGAAAACGTCGAATTCGTTGTGCCATGCTTTTTCGCGGCACGCGAATAAGCATGTGACCAACGAGGATCGAACGTGACTCGCGATTGAGCCCCGTTCTTAGGTGCAAGCGACCGTGACAATGCTCATCGCGCGCCATTCGGCATGCTTATTCGCCAGGCGGCGAAAAAGCATGGCACACCGGGTGGATGAGCTCCGTAGACCGCGCGTCTGCTCTATGCGCCCTTACCGCGGTGTGTCGACGACCGAAGACTTGCGGAAGCGGGCGGCATCGCCGACCTTGGCCGTGAGTTGAATTTCGTGTCCGCCACGCCAGACGACAACGGGCACGGCTTTGCCGACCTCGGTCATGCTGACGATATTGACCAGGTGGTCGCCGTCGTCGACCGGGACGCCGTTGAATTTGAGTATCACGTCGTCGACGCGCAAGTTCGCCGCCTCGGCGGGGCCTCCCTCGGTCAGTCCTTCGATGCGTGCACCGTACGGACGTGGCAGGCCGAGTCGGGCCGCCATGGCGGCATCAAAATCCTTGTCGTACGTCACGCCCAAGAAGGCCCGCACGACCACGCCTTTTTCCACGAGATGGCGGGCAACCATCATCACCATATTGATGGGAATGCTGAAGCCGATTCCTTCGAAGCCGCCCGAGTTGCTGACGATGGCCGTGTTCATACCGACCACCTCGCCGCGCATGTTGATCAGTGGGCCGCCGCTATTGCCGGGGTTGATCGCCGCGTCGGTCTGCAAGAAGTCTTGCAGCCGGACTCCTTGTTCGCCCAGCTTCAGATCGCGGCGCCCCTTGGCGCTAATGATGCCCGACGTGACTGAGCGGCTGAGTCCGAACGGACTGCCCATGGCCAGCACCGCGTCGCCGATCTCGAGCTGATCGCTGTTGCCGATCCGTGCGGGCACCAGATCGTCGCCGTCGACGAGCATCAGGGCGATATCGGTGTCGGGATCGGACCAGATCTGCTGCGGGTGCATTTCGTGGTTGTCGTACAGGCGGATCTTGATATCTGTTTTATTGTGGTTCTTGATGACGTGGCGATTCGTGAGGACGTAGTTCTTGCCCGCCATGTCGACAATCACGCCCGAGCCAGCCTCTTCGATCAGTCCGCGGCGCGAGCGGCCCAGGGCTTCGATCCTCTCGGCGTCGATATGAACGACCGACGGACTGACCAGCTTGATGACCGTTTTGAGAATGTTGGCCTGCCGCTGGAACTGGTCGACTTCGCGGGCCAGCAATTCGAATTGCTGCTCGCGCGCCGTCAGCGAGGCGGCGGGGCCGTCGCCGCGTTGGGCATGACCGGCCGTGGGGTAGTGCAGTAGCAGCCCGATGGCCAAACCGGTCGCGAGCAGAGCGCCCGCGACGAAAAACGAAGATCGGTGGCGAGGCATACGCGTTCGATTCCCTGCAAATGCGGCCCCTCACACGGCGCTTGCGCGTCTCGGCTCGCCGGTGAACAAACCCGCAGTGGCGCCCCCCATGATTCGTGACGAAACTCAAATGCACCCGCGAGCAAAAAGCACCCCCGGTGCATGACCGGCGGAACTCGTGACTCACAGGTGCATTTTCGCTTCGCGCCTATTGTTGCGCACGAGGGCGGCGTTGTTCAAGACGTCTCGTGTTACGAAACGTCCAGTTCGATGTCGTTGATCGACAGCTCGGTATCTCCCGAGGACGAATCCATGACGCGTCCCCAGTCGCCTGCTGCACCGCCGGCTCCGCCGTTGCGTTCGGCTTCGCGCTGGCAT is part of the Pirellulales bacterium genome and encodes:
- a CDS encoding trypsin-like peptidase domain-containing protein, with product MPRHRSSFFVAGALLATGLAIGLLLHYPTAGHAQRGDGPAASLTAREQQFELLAREVDQFQRQANILKTVIKLVSPSVVHIDAERIEALGRSRRGLIEEAGSGVIVDMAGKNYVLTNRHVIKNHNKTDIKIRLYDNHEMHPQQIWSDPDTDIALMLVDGDDLVPARIGNSDQLEIGDAVLAMGSPFGLSRSVTSGIISAKGRRDLKLGEQGVRLQDFLQTDAAINPGNSGGPLINMRGEVVGMNTAIVSNSGGFEGIGFSIPINMVMMVARHLVEKGVVVRAFLGVTYDKDFDAAMAARLGLPRPYGARIEGLTEGGPAEAANLRVDDVILKFNGVPVDDGDHLVNIVSMTEVGKAVPVVVWRGGHEIQLTAKVGDAARFRKSSVVDTPR